The genomic segment TGGAGCATACCAGGCCTGGGATACCCTGGCCCAACTGGGTCCCGAGTATGGCTTTTGGGATGGACGAAGGTGCCTcccaatatctctctctctctttttctctctctcccaacccgGGGGCTGACCTTGCGTTAGTGGATGTCTGGGTATTGCATGACGCTGCGTAGAGTCGGGTTGTGAGCGATGGCAGCGGAACTGAGAACCAAGTCCATGTGAGGCTGTTTGTATTGGATATAGAAAGGCTCTTTTATGCTAAATCAATACCGTTAAAGTACATGCTCCTCTGTTCTACCGTGTTCGGCATACTGTTTGAACTTACATCAAAGATTATTCCTGTGAACCCGAGTGTTAGGCTTTATTTCATTGATACCATTGAACTCTGAACCCTCatatgttgaaataaaaatctAGCTGCTGAACAGAAGATTGCTCCATAGAGGAATCTGATTGCAACACAGAGGACATTCATTAATTCCAAGGAACCCGTCAGGCATACGTTTGTACCTATGGATGGAACTTTGGGGTCCAACAGTTATGCTGCTAACTATGATATTTAAACTTCACTTAGATCTTAAATCTTGAAAGCCCTGAGATGGTCCAAGAGATGCTAAGATATTCCAGCATTGCTGCACCCCTTTACACCACACCGAACCCAAGAGAGTTCTGCTTCCGGTGGCTGAGCGTGCATTCAGCAGCGCCGCGGGCCAACACAACCGTCCCAGCGAGGTTGAGAAACCACACTGTCGGTCTAGGGGGAagaagtggaggtggaggtggaggaggagaaggaggaagcagAGGGAAATGCCCCAGAAACACAACACCGCTTGACACGTATGGAATGGAGACCGTAGCAGCTTGGCGTGACGAACGCACGCCAGGTAGTGggaatgaaatgaatgaatggatggggGGAGAATGCTTGTCTGCCTCCACAGCCAGGTTGCTACAGGGGCGCTGTGAAATAGAGCCACGTGGACCAAACCATGCGAGCCACCACGCGCACCGGGTGACTGGCAGGCAGCTGCGAGTCACTCGTCAGAGGCGTCCCGCTCGGCACTCTGCGGGCTACAAGGTCGTTTCTCAAGGAGATCTGATTGTGGATTAGTGAATGAACACCAAACTCTGTCTGGTATGCATAGTATTAATGTATATCTTCTTTCCTGTGTAGATGACCATTGGggcatttttttaattgaggGCATGCTACTGTAAGAAACTGCATTATTGTTTTTTCACAGGGCGACATTTTAGTTGGGGAGCCAGTGAGAAAATATGGAAATTCTGATTGGAACATTTTTAGGATGACAATCATAGAAGTGATTTGATTGGTTGCTTCAAGTATGTTAGGATGGTCTGTAGACCATCTTAACATGGTCTACAGACCATGTTAAGATGAGAATCAGCTCAACATAGAAAGTATATAGAAGTAGTTCACTGATACAAAAATGTCTGCCTAATCTCTTTCCTCTATTGCTCAGTTCATTAAAAAGTTTGAAAAGTATAATATATCTTtagatattgatattttttattaacaatGAAAAATTTTCACATCCCATAGAAGTCAAGTATAACAATAAAATCCAGCTCACAAAAATAGTTGCAGTTCACTAATCGTAGGACAGCAATACAATATCAAACGTACTGTGTTTTAACACAGTGGAAGGCATACAGTCATTAAGATTAAGTCATAAACTATTCATAATCTAACAGGCGTTCATCTTCAGACAGAACACCGCTTAGCAAGGTGGGGGACTAGTGTGTAGTCCTAAAAACAATAAAGTCATAGACCCTTTTCAAAATCGCAATATATGACACCCCTCAACCTAAAATTAACAAACCAAAACACTTATTATTTTTCCTCAAATGCCCGATTCCCTTCAACAGCATCACAATCAAACGCAACGCATATCTCTTTAGGATGAAGAATTATTTGTATCCAACTACGTTCAGCGCAAGCACTCATTTGTATAAAACTaggataaaacacacacatatattaaaaaaaaataataataataatagagtaGATTTCAGTCGGATGTCGCTAGTCAAGTTTACCACTATTATTTCAGTGCCTGCTGATTTAAAAACGGTGAAGGGACAATCCcggaaggctgtgtgtgtttgacagagtGCTTATATTTTCATGGTGTTTGCATGGTGCTTCGGTAGACAGCTGCCAGGGTGAACTCCTCGAACTCATTTCAAATAGGAAAACGCCTCAGCATTAGGACTCCCTGAAGAGCACCCTGCCACCAAACAGTGGCAATCTAAAAAAAATGGGATTATTAGTCCTCCATTACAATGCCATTGGATACACGGAAGTACCCGATCAGTGGGACAACTAAATTGCGTGTATTTGGGAATCAGATTGAATCTTAATCGGCATTGTCATCATCATCTGAAACTAAAACGGTCACTTTCCCAAATCCCACCAGCAGACATTTGGTGTCCCTGTGCAAATAAATGAGCATGTAACAACCCCACCAACCTGCagcatccctccccccttccaatttccctccctgtctccccatGACAAAGCCAACGTCTGACGGTGTTCGGTGATGGAATGGATGCATAAGAGTGAGAAtagtgatcgaccgatatatcggccggccGATCAGcgtttttttacgtgtatcgtatcggccgattattattatttatttttttgccgtgATTTACAGACAATAAAGACAATAAatgttaattattttaaattgagacgttgtaacatttgttaaactcgaggggcggcaccaagcatgcaggggaggcccagaatatacacaagtatattgctcgttcccagagtgactcgatgagcaaattcaaattgtgctctcgcgagaactctggatttccagggtatTATCGGCTCTAGAAAATCTGTATCGGCCCTCAAAAAtctgtatcggtcgatccctaagagagagacaaagcccGAAAGAATTAGACAGAAAAGAGTAAGTagcatgagagagggagatgtatATATAGGATAGTGAAGGACGTGAACCCAATAATGGGCTGCCCCACCAtcacaggggtgggggggaagagagagagagagagagagagagagagagagagagagagagagagagagagagagagagagagagagagagagagagagagagagagagagagagagagagagagagagagagagagagagagagagagagagacagagagacagagagacagagagacagagagacagagagagattcagGGTGTTTTAGCCATATGGAATAGCTTAAATGAATTTGGACCTGGGGAGGCTGTTGCACGGTGGCTGCTGCacaatcgagagagagagagagagagagagagagagagagagagagaccctctaTTCATTGAGATGGACAGCGGTGGTAACTCGAGTGATCCGAAAGGCGCTTCGTTTTACCTTTCCTTCCCTCCCGGACCCCCGACAAGCTCACCACAGGGGCGGTCTTGTCTTTCCTGcttgtgggggggtggggggaaggggagtAGGGTGTCCTGACCGAGCCGTGTCCGTGTGGTCTGTGCGCACCGCTGCCATTATGCTCGACACGCCGCGCTCCTGATTGCAGCTCTATGGGGGGGGTTATCTGGGGACATGGTGCCATGCGCCGGGCGACGCTGGGCGGAAGCACCGCGCCGCCGCGGGTAGACCgccacacagagggggggggggggggggggagaggctgtCGAACGCAAGCCTATCCCATTGAATTACACACCATTAAAACGTGCGAAATGGGTGGGAATCAAAACCCTTTGTGTCGGACGTCTTGTATAAAAGGTGTGCAAGGGCGCGATGCATGATGAGATATAGAAGCACTTTTCACATCGACGTTGAAGTAAAATACGAacggaaacacaacattgacaATAGATTGCACTTGGTTAATGCACGGGCGCAGCAGACGAGCCAGGGTTCCCCCCCGGGCCGCGGGGCCGCCCCGAGGCCTCAGCTCCCCGTGGAGTGGCAGCGGGCCTTGTCCTTGGGCACCAGCAGGATCTCGTCGCCGTCGCGGATGCTGTAGGAGTGCAGCGCCCGGCCCGGGTACTGCATCTCCTGCGACAGCGACGCGGAGCAGGGCTCGGTGTGGATGACGTGGAAGAGCCGCACGCCGCTGGGCGGCAGCTGCAGCAGGGCCCGGAGCTGCTTCTTCAGCGCGCCCACCGTCTGCTCCATGGTGAGggtcaccacctccacccggtCCCCGCAGCGCACCTCCACCGTGGGGCCGCGGGGCGTCAGGTCCACCTCGGCCAGCGGCGCCAGCCGGCCGTACTTTGACACCAGGATGTGGTATctaagagggggaggtggtgagaagagaataaaaagaagagaCAAGAGAGGCAACGGGGCATCTAGTGAGTCATCGCTGCATACGTTTGAGGGAAGCTGGCGGGAAGAGGTGATAGAAGGGCTTCTAGGGAGGTGTAGTACGTGGCCCCAATGGCCCCACTGAGGGAGCGCGCTGCTGTTTCGGAGGCGCATGCGCGTTCCAGGGACCGGCGAGAACAGACCTGGGCTTACCTGCCTCTCCCCTGCCGTGAGAAAGCTCTCAGCCACCTGGGGGACCGAGGGCGGGAGATAAGGACCGCGGGGGCGATTAAATAAATCCAACGAGTGAAAGGCTGTGCTTTCAAAGCTACTGTAACAGCTGGGCCAATCAAAGCAatttcccttccctccctaaATAGTTCCTCAACAAAGCCAGGACCCTGGCCCGCACTTTCAAGCCAAAACTCAAGAGTCCACCCTGGGAATTGTGCTCCGAGCTCCCGGTGCACAAAGTGCTATTCTATTAAGAAGCCATTAAGTTAAAGCTTTCCTTTTATTGGAGCGGGGAATGCTTTAACAAGGCACAAATAATTGGTGAAATAATAGCTGGATTTTATACAGAAAAAAATGGCTGCCATTAGCCGTTGGTAATGGTGAAATGACTGTCATCCTTTTAGCTGTGCCAAAGCATCTTAAGGCTAATGCTAACCGCTCTGTTCACTAAACCTCTTACCTTACTTCTGTGGAAAGGCCCGGCAAAGGTCTAGCCAACATAGTCAGAGTGCAAGTGGTTTATTTACCTGATTAGGCTCCGTTTTTATAATCTGAACTACGGATGGATTTCACGCTTGAAGTATGTATTTTACAACCATATTGTTACGGGATACATCCGTTCTCCCCTTTATCTACAGACACTTGACATCTTCAATTATATTTCATAATCCCCTTAATTGACTGGGGCTCGGTAGCTGTCTTTTAGCACCGCCATCTTATCCTTTTCCCTCCTTTACAACGTCCATCCACCCCCAAACCCAAATTCACTGTTCGTTTGTTTCTGATTGTAGTCGGAAATCTCACCTTCTCTCCTTTCCAAGGTGAATGAACCAAAGGCCTCCCTATCACTAACATATTATGTAGTCTATTGATTGCTGAGCCTGTCCAGCAAACTTCCCAACCAATCATCATGCAACCCCCGAGATCGCCATGATCGTGTCTTACTCGCCCATAACAAAATATATCAAGATAAAGACAGGGGAGGAATCTGTCAAGTGAAAAGACTGAGGGGGACATGGGCTGACGATGGCTTTGGATCAGAGCACGAGCCTTAAACAAGATTCTCCCGCTGTAAGAGGTGTGATGCTGTTTTTTAGCAAGTGAGAAAAATACTAAAATAacgcaataataataaaatgtccATGCGTCTTCCACATTAACTGGTGCAATTTCTAGTCTTGTCCCAGGGCTGGGGCGCTTTGCTCAGAAACTAGCTAGTGAGAAACAACGTCTCAGGAGTCCCAGTGACATCACCAATAAACACAAAAATCTCTCATTCCAGGATCAAGGtctggacagagagagatgtcaACGAGAAAAATAATAagtttaagtaaaaaaaataaaaaaaaacatctcacTTGCTACCTCGTGTATCGCTTTTCCCAATCAGAGAATTCCCGGCACAAAGGAGTCATTGTGCGGAGAGAGACTAGTGGCATTGTCTTCCAAAGGTtagcccccaccccaccccaccccacctcccaccaacaccaacctcccaccgccaccgccacccccagCGCACACCACCAGTCCGTGGCCGCGCCTACCCCGGGCCGGACCTCCCCTGCATTCTGGGGAGGTTAAGTGGAATGCGGTGGGTAAAGATAGGTAGAGCCTGGGCCGGTCTttctggagaaggagagacgggggcaagagagagagagagcccttcGGAAATTCTTCAATCAAGTCCAAAGCTGTTTCGGAAATgtcacacatttttttaaatcctCATTTTTTTTCTGTGGATCATACAGATTGAGTATCTTTGAGTAAAACAGATTATAACCGGCCCTCTACACCTGTGTTGACCTGCGAATTACTATCCATCAGTGAGAAGTGAGAAGGTACAAGGCCGAATTTCATGGGTCTTTAGACAGGCGTTGGGTAGCAGGTGAAGCGTCTGGCTCAGtcattggggatcgaactaggaaCCTTTAGATCAGGGACTCTCACACCCTAGCCACTGCTGACTAACCCCTTCCTACTCCTTAACGACGTGTATCAGCATTCACTGTTAGTCGCATTTGGATGATCCTGACCCTGTAGTGACATAGCAGGTGGATGTGGCACTGGACACATCTGGGTGGACCCTCCCACTTGATGTCCCTATAGGGTAGATATCGAGGTGGATAACCCCGGGCCCACGGTAAACAGCAGAGGGCTCTGACCTCCTGGGGAGCTCCTCCTCCGGACGGTCCTGATGGTGGCGGATGAAGAAGCGCTCAGCGTCCTCCCGCTCCCCGTCCGTCACCAGGCTACCGTTCAGCACGGAGACGGAGGgaagcctgcacacacacacacacacacacacacacacacacacacacaggaaggacATTTTGCTTGATGATTGGTAAGGTGGAGCTTGTTTTGAATACACTCAAATGGctttgtgtcgtgtgtgtgtgtgtgtgtgtgtgtgtgtgtgtgtgtgtgtgtgtgtgtgtgtgtgtgtgtgtgtgtgtgtgtgtgtgtgtgtgtgtgtgtgtgtgtgtgtgtgtgtgtgtgtgtgtgtgtcgtgtgtgtgtgtgtgtgtgtgtgtgtgtgtgtgcagagaacTCACTGTGCCACTATGAGGCTGCGTCGCTGCTGGTCAGTGTATGGCTGCAGTAAGGGAATGCCCATCACTTTCACCTCCGCCAGTTTGGGGAAGAAATTCAGACTGTCAACGTCCTCCCATCTGCTAAGCCCTGTGATGGCATACACATGGAAAACATGACTTTTTGGAGAGTTTGTTGGTGCTTTAGTTGAGACATTGAACGATGAAATGACTGGTGTGAGACATGAGTCCATATCACAGAGAAGACCGGACAGCAAGAGCAACCGCCATCCTATCCACCTCCAACATTCGAGTGTATGCTATCATACAGCATACACTCCATTACAGTAGTATAATACAAGCCTCTGAAGTAAAGAAAGCTGAATTAGAAAATTTACATTCAACATCATTCATAATGTCCTAATGACCACAAACGAGTGGTACAGCTATAGAGCGCCTCAAGGGCCGAGGCCACATAGCCTCGAACCCATCCAGAGATCATGATACTATCAATGCCAGTCGGAGCGGAAGccgataaataaataatgtaaccTTCCCCACcaacgaaaaaataactaatGTTAGCGGTTGTTAGTGGGTCTCTGGTTCAGTGGTGAGGGGGCTACAGAGGAACCTGACCCACCATCAAAGGCCCTTAATCAAACTCCTCCTACCTAGCCTAGCCTATCCACTTAGTCAGTTGGGCTACGTTCAGACCTGAGTTATTGAGGTTGATGTAGCGCAGCTTGGGGAAGAGGCGCTCCAGGGTGTCGGGGGGGTCCTCCACAGAGCCCAGGCTGTTGTTGGCCAGCACCAGCATCTCCAGACGGGGGTACATGGCCCCCAGCTTGCGGACCTCCGCCCATTCCTGCAGCTGGTTGTCTGTGATCTGGAGCAGCCGCAGGGACGGGCAGGGCGTCCCggactccaccacctcctcgtaGAGGTTCAGGCACAGGAACAGCTCCTCCagtctgggggggggcgggggtgtgtgtgtgtgtgtgtgtgtgtgtgtgtgtgtgtgtgtgtgtgtgtgtgtgtgtgtgtgtgtgtgtgtgtgtgtgtgtgtgtgtgtgtgtgtgtgtgtgtgtgtgtgtgtgtgtgtgtgtgtgtgtgtgtgtgtggggggtagaGAGGGTGTTTGGAGAAGATCAGTAGAAGTGGAAGGGGGTATTCGAAGAACTGATGACCAACAATACCCAAGCCATCTCAATAATCAAAGGGAATCATATGACTAGAGTTCAGAGGTGACCAAGACTCGAGGGTAGATCAGAGCAAGGAACAATCGTTGGAACACGGTTGCCATGGGGACTCTCTTACTCTGGGGTGTGGCTGGTGAGCGTGTGCACGGTGTCCCATGTGATGTGCGTGTTGATGAGGACCAGCCGGCGCACCCTGGAGAACACCTCGGCCAGGCTGGGCTCCAGCTCCACGCCGCTCAGGGGGTTCCTGCTCAGATTCAGGAAGTCCAAATGGGGGACGTTGGAGACGATggtcccaatctggcaaccccaAAATATAGATGGTGATTGCGTCGTTGACACATCCGTTGTCAAGAAACGTGAAATTGGTAGGATATCAGTACAGGTAGGAGGTTTTGTGCATTGTATAATGATCGATAATGTATAGATTCAATAATATAGCATATATACTCAATTATATCAAGTATTTACATCTAAAATACTAGTACTCTAGTACTTGTACTCATTCcactattttttattttaatctcTTTGACCAACTGAAATAAGTGCCTTATATACAATTTCAGTCAATAACCAAGAACTGCAGTAACACCTGCAACACCAGAGGTGGTGCTGTTGTGCCTCCAGCGTTCGGTTACCCtgccgtacacacacacacctcttcccaGTCCTTGAGTTGGTTGTGGGACAGGTCCAGCTCGACCACGTGGGCGCAGAACGTGGCCACCTCCGTCCTGTCACCGGCCTTGGTGATCCCGCAGTCATTCAGCACCAGCACACTGGGCAGGTTGAGCCGATCTGAGGCCACCACACAGGAAAGTTACTATGTGTCCCTGTTGTAATAATCTAGGGAAGGTCACACATGTAAACAAGTGTGTCTACTGCTAGAAAGTCGGTTATATACAAAACTTGTCAATCAGACAAGGTCTATGAAAACAGACAGCAAAGAATTTTTTAAATGATCGCCCTTCGCTCTGTAGATACACGATACACGCCTGATTATATCAAATAAACACTGTAGCTGTCAACATGCATTGCTTAAAAACTCCTTATCCTTGCACCCTGTCCTCGCACTCCTACAAAAGAGTGTGAAAGATAACCACTGGTGTTAGCGCAGATTGGGGGGCCCACGGGGCGAGACCCTGGGGTCAACTGGTGAGAGGGGAGGGTCCAGGACGCCACGGCTCACCTTTCACCGGGGAGCCCGGGGGGCTaggcagcaccaccacccccatgcCCGGGCCCCGGCAGTAGGGGAAGTTCTCCGGGTTGTACTTCTCACTGACCACCTGGACGAAGGAGcgcccctcctcctcgtcggaGGATGAATCCATGGCCCCGGGCCTAGCGCATCGAGGCAGGGGACAGAGGTAGCAACACGGACACCGTTAGCCTGGATTGGGTATCAACATGGCTGTAAACGAGCCCAGAAAGGGCCCCTTATGGACACACGATGTCTCATGCAAACATTAAACAAATAACGGATTCAAACCTGATTCAGTGCATACTTATCTAATGGTAGAAAGTACTCTATAGTTTGAGGAAGAATCCATGTGAGACTAGTAAAATACCAACATAATAGTAGGCATTTTATAGCATTCGAAATGGCTAAGAAAATGGTATTGCATCATACAAAGTATTTACTGTAGACCTATCAATTAGTACAAATAGTATTTTAATGAAGAGCATCACGCATTCACACTTAAGATGTGAACGTGAATACAAACTTAGTTTCTTAAAAAGAACCGTGAGATACCGTCTTACCTACAATAAGTCAAGTCAAGCTGCCTGTTGATAtgtgctctttctctctctaaagCGTGCTGATAAAAGTCTGTGCGGTTGCTCCTCCCAAGATTCTGAGCCTCTCTCCAGAAAGCAAAGATAAAAATGTCGCAGCGGCACGTGTCCAatagaacacaacacacacagagccagctTTAAATCCTAGTCACTCTCTAGGAAgaaattaatacaatttaataaaaaatgtctTGCACCGTGAACCACGAAATTCAGGTCATTTGTAGTTCTTGGCACATCCAAAATGATGAATAATAAATAGTCATTATTGATCCTCCATTTCACAATGTGAAAATTATTCACAACTTTTTTTCTGATTCACAATTTATTTCAAAGGACCCAAATCAGTAAAAGAAGAACTAAAATATATTTGCTAAAAAGCTACGGTTTTAATTTGTGGTGACTTTATGGTCATTGCTTTTGATCACCGCCTTTCTTTTTCAATGTCATTCAAATTATGTTTTGCTGAAGTACAAGGTGGGTGTAATTCTATACATTTCTTATACCAACTGACCCAACAGACGCTGAAAGCGCCAAAAGTTTAAATAAAGTTAGGCATTACCTAAATGTATTATACATTTTCTATGTAAAATGCTGAAAGCTCCTAGAGTCAAATAAAGTTACGttttatataattgtattatatattCACACTATAGATGTACTGCCAGAGCATAAGGTTGGATAACATATGGTTACTTTGTCTATCAAAGTACCCTGGCTAGATAACTAGATCCAATTACTGTTATGAGCAACACCTGTGTTAACTTTACGATAATGCCGTTACAAAAAGGTGCAGTTTTGGATCACcatttctgtctgcctgtgttcaTCACAGGAATTtcaaactgttttttttctacatgaatattatatatttataccaaGTCAAATTAATCAATAAGGCTTAGGATAACTTGTCTTGACTTGTCGGTTACATAAACTCTGCATGGGACTCCCAAACCCAGCCTATTGCTTAGTAACACGTGACTTGAAACGATGGCGTTGGCCCAGCACTATTACATCAGTTGCTCTGCTGTTTACCGCCTTTTTCCccgggtagaataaaaggtttaactGCCCGACCTATCAGTCTGCCATCACAAACAAAGGTCCAGGCCTGTACATGTGACGTGACGGGAAGTTGCTATTGATCTTATTAGGCTGGTTATTCTGAAGTTGAAGGACAGGTTGTACCACACTTTCACTCACACGTCGGTCAGCATTGACCTTGAGCCTACAATGAATTCAAACACATAATCCCATtagattgttttatttttaattaataaaagtGTGGGGTCCTTTCGTTGCCTCCATGGGAGAAATATTTTGAAACTCTGAATTGTAAATTtacaatataaacacaaatataaattCCGACACAGGTTTTCATGTACAGATATTCTTTCTAAATCACTAAATTGTTCTTATTC from the Gadus macrocephalus chromosome 7, ASM3116895v1 genome contains:
- the tbcelb gene encoding tubulin-specific chaperone cofactor E-like protein isoform X1; translated protein: MDSSSDEEEGRSFVQVVSEKYNPENFPYCRGPGMGVVVLPSPPGSPVKDRLNLPSVLVLNDCGITKAGDRTEVATFCAHVVELDLSHNQLKDWEEIGTIVSNVPHLDFLNLSRNPLSGVELEPSLAEVFSRVRRLVLINTHITWDTVHTLTSHTPELEELFLCLNLYEEVVESGTPCPSLRLLQITDNQLQEWAEVRKLGAMYPRLEMLVLANNSLGSVEDPPDTLERLFPKLRYINLNNSGLSRWEDVDSLNFFPKLAEVKVMGIPLLQPYTDQQRRSLIVAQLPSVSVLNGSLVTDGEREDAERFFIRHHQDRPEEELPRRYHILVSKYGRLAPLAEVDLTPRGPTVEVRCGDRVEVVTLTMEQTVGALKKQLRALLQLPPSGVRLFHVIHTEPCSASLSQEMQYPGRALHSYSIRDGDEILLVPKDKARCHSTGS
- the tbcelb gene encoding tubulin-specific chaperone cofactor E-like protein isoform X2, encoding MTAGSPRPVTGRRWPRSAPTWSSWTCPTTNSRTGKRNPLSGVELEPSLAEVFSRVRRLVLINTHITWDTVHTLTSHTPELEELFLCLNLYEEVVESGTPCPSLRLLQITDNQLQEWAEVRKLGAMYPRLEMLVLANNSLGSVEDPPDTLERLFPKLRYINLNNSGLSRWEDVDSLNFFPKLAEVKVMGIPLLQPYTDQQRRSLIVAQLPSVSVLNGSLVTDGEREDAERFFIRHHQDRPEEELPRRYHILVSKYGRLAPLAEVDLTPRGPTVEVRCGDRVEVVTLTMEQTVGALKKQLRALLQLPPSGVRLFHVIHTEPCSASLSQEMQYPGRALHSYSIRDGDEILLVPKDKARCHSTGS